The DNA sequence GGAAACAATAAACCCTGGCTGTGGGGACCGAAAGTGGGCCACTTGTGGCGGACAACCGGCGATATTACAGCTAACTTCAATAATGACCTTCATCATGGTACCTGGACTGCCCTTTCAATTCTGCATATTATTGATCTGCAGGACGGACTTCGGAAATATGCAGGCCCCGATCATTGGAATGATCCTGATATGCTTGAAGTGGGTAACGGCATGAGGGTAAACGAGGACCGTGCCCATTTTTCGATATGGTGCATGCTGGCAGCCCCGCTGATGGCTGGTAATGATATTTTGAATATGAGCCGGGAAACCCTTGAAATACTCACTAATAAGGAGGCCATAGCTGTTGACCAGGATTCACTGGGAATACAGGGGTTCAGGTTTCAGAAAGCTGATAGTGTTGAAACATGGTTTAAGCCTCTTAAGAATGGCGACTGGGCAGTTTGCTTCCTGAACAGGGCACAGTCCCCGGCCAATATTGAATTCGACTGGAAAACGAAAGTGTATGACGAGCTCTCAGGCAGAGACCTGGATGCCGCTTCGGTTCAATATGAGCTTTATAATATATGGACAAAGGCTTCAGCCGGTACAACAAAAAAATCGCTTAAGGCCATATTGCCGGGCCATGATGTACTCATGCTG is a window from the Bacteroidales bacterium genome containing:
- a CDS encoding glycoside hydrolase family 27 protein translates to MKNILIIGLLMLCAFSFGQKFENLAPTPPMGWNSWNKFGCNVNEKMLREVADAMVSSGMRDAGYKYLVVDDCWHGKRDTLGFIQADPVNFPSGIKSVTDYVHSKGLKFGIYSCAGNTTCAGRPASRGHEYQDALQYAKWGVDYLKYDWCDTQGLNAEGAYATMCDALHNAGRPIVFSLCEWGNNKPWLWGPKVGHLWRTTGDITANFNNDLHHGTWTALSILHIIDLQDGLRKYAGPDHWNDPDMLEVGNGMRVNEDRAHFSIWCMLAAPLMAGNDILNMSRETLEILTNKEAIAVDQDSLGIQGFRFQKADSVETWFKPLKNGDWAVCFLNRAQSPANIEFDWKTKVYDELSGRDLDAASVQYELYNIWTKASAGTTKKSLKAILPGHDVLMLRMIKK